A DNA window from Cutaneotrichosporon cavernicola HIS019 DNA, chromosome: 2 contains the following coding sequences:
- a CDS encoding uncharacterized protein (lactoylglutathione lyase activity), with protein sequence MAHLKDPEKDDSDTLAAHEVDYKTIIQAVTIQDDETARELRLRRQASQVDAPARVVGEFRNLSIHVTDSLATPSAHAKNKAARELSELDWHRVSVDDALQRLNVSPKSGLDADQVKRRQAAGFNEMTPPPRNLLRKWLSYVFGGFGSVLFIGGVLCFIAWRPLGDPNPAVANLALAVILFLVILIQTAFNAWQDWSTSRIMASITNMLPQEVTVIRDSLPTKVPARELVSGDIVSIGLGNKLPADVRFLTCNEMKFDRSVLTGESEPISSTTEMTDENILESKNIGLQGTLCVAGSGTGVVFQTGDATVFGRIAKLSSRGGPRQTTLEKEIFGFVLIIVGFALSIAIFVIILWAAWLNKQHKGFITPATLVISVVSVCVAFIPEGLPVSITISLKVVANALARRKVLCKTLMTVETLGSVSVLCSDKTGTLTSNCMAVTHAAVLDDEMTHIEARDKMGTDERVAQLATIAGLCNGAQFESEGRVNGDATDSAILRFADSLRSVDATNSDWAEVYKAAFSSKTKFMLRLLRLSGSSSLSTPAPISKHDNWGKDSLMLTVKGAPDVLLKRCAYIATSSGVEALSATNLARLSAVQAKWSTQGQRVLLLAKRVIRSSDLGGYSLDSDDFANHMNANLNQDLTVIGLVGLVDPPREDIPETVRILRGAGIRFFMVTGDFALTAVAIAEQCGIVTSSAHIQTIANLDRNLDLASIAPYDPDDADRATRSLVLSGPDLMEMNDSQWAQACAYAEIVFARTTPDQKLRIVREFQSRECIVGMTGDGVNDAPSLKAANVGIAMGSGSDVAIEAADLVLLDTFSSMVTAVTYGRLVFDNLKKTILYLLPAGSFSELMPILLNVLIGVPQMLSSIQMIIICCLTDVLPAVSMCFEKPEAGLLTRRPRDTKKDKLVDWKLLLHAYGFLGVLESLAAMSMAFWYLQRRGYAFSHIALAFGGLPEDVDPIKFNEQVNVAQSVYFFTLVFMQFGNLLATRTRRLSFFQHPPWGETANWYILPAMAFSLVFLFFLSYPPFFQSALLTRGVPVEYIFIPITFGIGLLFLDEARKFCVRKWPKGFLAKIAW encoded by the exons ATGGCCCACTTGAAAGATCCAGAGAAGGACGATTCGGACACTCTCGCAGCCCACGAAGTCGATTACAAGACCATCATACAAGCAGTTACCATCCAAGATGACGAGACGGCACGCGAACTCCGTCTCCGCCGCCAGGCGTCGCAGGTCGACGCACCAGCGCGGGTGGTTGGTGAATTCCG CAACCTCTCGATCCACGTCACGGACTCGCTCGCGACTCCCAGCGCGCATGCAAAGAACAAGGCAGCCCGCGAGCTCTCCGAGCTCGACTGGCACCGCGTGTCCGTCGATGACGCGCTGCAGCGCCTCAACGTCTCCCCAAAATCCGGCCTCGACGCAGACCAAGTCAAGCGGCGCCAGGCGGCCGGCTTCAACGAGATGACCCCTCCCCCACGTAACCTCCTTCGCAAGTGGCTATCCTACGTCTTTGGTGGATTCGGGTCCGTTCTGTTTATCGGTGGCGTTCTCTGCTTCATCGCCTGGCGGCCGCTCGGCGACCCCAACCCAGCTGTGGCGAatctcgcccttgccgtcATTCTGTTCCTGGTAATCCTCATCCAGACCGCCTTCAATGCCTGGCAGGACTGGTCTACGTCCCGCATCATGGCCAGCATCACCAACATGCTTCCACAGGAAGTGACTGTTATTCGCGACAGCCTCCCCACCAAAGTCCCCGcccgcgagctcgtctcCGGCGATATCGTCAGTATCGGCCTGGGGAACAAGTTGCCCGCCGACGTCCGGTTCCTCACCTGCAACGAAATGAAGTTTGACCGCTCGGTGCTTACCGGCGAAAGCGAGCCTATTTCATCAACAACCGAGATGACGGACGAGAATATCCTCGAGTCCAAGAATATCGGGCTGCAGGGCACGCTATGTGTCGCTGGTTCCGGCACCGGCGTGGTATTCCAGACGGGCGACGCGACTGTTTTCGGCCGAATTGCCAAGCTCTCGTCGCGCGGCGGACCCCGCCAGACGACATTGGAGAAGGAGATTTTCGGGTTCGTGCTCATCATTGTTGGGTTTGCGCTCTCTATCGCCATCTtcgtcatcatcctctGGGCCGCGTGGCTCAACAAGCAACACAAGGGGTTCATCACCCCAGCTACCCTCGTTATTTCGGTTGTGTCGGTTTGCGTCGCTTTCATTCCTGAGGGCTTGCCGGTTAGTATCACAATCTCGCTCAAGGTGGTTGCGAATGCTCTCGCACGCCGCAAGGTTCTCTGCAAGACGCTCATGACGGTCGAAACCCTCGGAAGTGTTAGCGTCCTCTGCTCGGACAAGACGGGAACCCTCACCTCCAACTGCATGGCGGTTACCCATGCTgccgtgctcgacgacgagatgacCCACATTGAAGCACGTGACAAGATGGGGACGGACGAGCGTGTCGCCCAACTGGCCACCATCGCCGGACTGTGTAATGGCGCACAATTCGAGTCGGAGGGCCGCGTAAACGGTGACGCCACAGATTCCGCCATCCTCCGTTTCGCCGACTCGTTGCGTTCCGTAGACGCGACCAACAGCGACTGGGCAGAGGTTTACAAGGCCGCATTTAGCAGCAAGACAAAGTTCATGCTCCGCCTCCTGCGCCTCTCGggttcctcctccttgtccacGCCCGCTCCGATCTCAAAGCACGACAACTGGGGCAAAGACTCGCTCATGCTCACCGTCAAAGGCGCTCCtgacgtcctcctcaagcgGTGCGCTTACATTGCCACTTCGTCGGGTGTGGAGGCGCTCTCTGCCACCAACCTCGCCCGACTGAGCGCTGTCCAGGCAAAGTGGTCAACACAGGGCCAGCgcgttctcctcctcgctaAGCGCGTCATTCGCTCCTCTGATCTTGGCGGATATTCACTCGATTCGGACGACTTTGCAAACCACATGAacgccaacctcaaccAGGACCTGACAGTGATCGGGCTTGTTGGCCTTGTGGATCCTCCGCGCGAAGATATTCCCGAGACAGTACGCATCCTCCGCGGCGCTGGAATTCGGTTCTTCATGGTCACGGGCGATTTTGCACTCACCGCCGTGGCCATTGCCGAACAATGTGGAATCGTCACCTCTTCGGCGCACATACAAACCATCGCCAACCTCGATCGtaacctcgacctcgcctcCATCGCCCCTTACGaccccgacgacgccgaccgcgCCACACGCTCTCTCGTCCTCTCTGGACCAGACTTGATGGAAATGAACGACTCACAATGGGCCCAGGCGTGCGCTTATGCCGAAATCGTGTTCGCACGCACAACACCTGATCAGAAACTGCGGATTGTTCGCGAGTTCCAATCCCGTGAATGTATTGTCGGCATGACAGGTGACGGAGTCAACGACGCTCCGTCCCTCAAAGCCGCCAACGTCGGTATCGCCATGGGTTCTGGCTCGGACGTGGCCATCGAagccgccgacctcgtcctcctcgacacctTTAGCTCCATGGTAACAGCCGTAACCTATGGTCGTCTGGTGTTTGACAACCTCAAAAAGACAATCCTGTACCTCCTCCCAGCCGGATCCTTCTCGGAACTCATGCCCATCCTTCTCAACGTGTTGATCGGTGTACCCCAAATGCTGTCAAGTATCCAGATGATCATCATCTGTTGT ctcaCCGACGTCCTCCCCGCCGTCTCGATGTGTTTCGAAAAACCCGAAGCCGGCCTCCTAACCCGCCGACCCCGCGACACCAAAAAagacaagctcgtcgactgGAAGCTCCTTTTACACGCCTACGgcttcctcggcgtcctAGAGAGCCTCGCAGCAATGTCCATGGCGTTCTGGTACCTCCAGCGCCGCGGTTACGCATTCAGCCACATCGCGCTGGCGTTTGGAGGTCTTCCAGAAGATGTCGATCCCATCAAATTCAACGAACAAGTCAACGTCGCACAGAGCGTCTACTTTTTCACTCTGGTTTTCATGCAGTTTGGCAACCTCCTCGCTACGCGCACGCGCCGGCTCTCGTTCTTCCAGCACCCGCCTTGGGGCGAGACGGCCAACTGGTACATCCTCCCCGCTATGGCGTTTAGCTTGGTCTTCCTATTCTTCCTCAGCTATCCGCCATTCTTCCAGAGCGCTCTGCTCACCCGCGGTGTGCCGGTTGAATATATTTTCATTCCCATCACTTTCGGTATCGggctcctcttcctcgatGAGGCTCGCAAGTTCTGCGTCCGCAAGTGGCCAAAGggcttcctcgccaagatcGCTTGGTAG